From the Desulfobacterales bacterium genome, the window ACACGGCTTATTGAAATGACGACAAACAAAAATGTAAGGTATAATTTTTTCATCACGATCTGACTCCTCCTTCAATTAGAAAATGTTTTCATTTAAACTGCGTTCAAACCGGTCTCACCGGTGCGGATTCGAATGGCTTCCTCCAGCGAGCGGATAAAGATTTTGCCATCGCCGATTTTGCCGGTTTTGGCCTTGTCTTTGATGATATCGATGACTTTGGCGCACAGATTATCATCGACAACCACATCAATCTGGATCTTGGGCACAAAGTCCACCTGATACTCAGCGCCGCGAAAAACCTCACTGTGACCGCGCTGGCGCCCGAAGCCTTTGACTTCGCTGACTGTCATCCCATTAACGCCGATGCCGTTCAGGGCGTCCTTCACGCTTTCAAGCTTGAAGGGTTTGATAATGGCCTTGATCTCTTTCATGCAAATGCCTCCTTTGACAGGTTTGGGTTCTGGATTTACAGAAAATTTCATATTGGGCTTATAGGTGAGCAACCTTTATGCCACTATTCATAAAAGGGTATTTAAATTCTAAAGTACTGAAAATATATATTTTATTTTCATAAAGAATAAGAGAAGCTGCATTTTATTTATAACATAATTGTATAATATTATTTATATAATTACAAATTTGTATATAAATATACGGTAATGACAAATATGTATTTTTTATCGATCAGCCGCTGCGATAAAACGGATTGCGATTTTGTTATGCGGTATTATTAATGGATATGCTCATCAAAGTGCTTGGTTATATTTTGGCCGCAAGTTTGCTTTGCGCCAGCGGTCCCTCCATGGCCGACGAAAAGAAAATGACGCCCAATATTAAAATATTTATGTGCGGGGATGTGATGACCGGCAGGGGAATCGATCAGGTGTTACCGCACCCGGTCGATCCGCTGATCCATGAGTCCTATATGAAAAACGCCAGGGGTTATGTCAAGCTGGCTGAACGGACAAACGGCCCTATCCGGCAGCCGGTCAGCTTTGCCTACATCTGGGGAGATGCGCTGGCGGAGCTTGAGCATGCGGCGCCCCACGTAAGGATGATCAACCTTGAAACCAGCATTACCACCAGTGATGATTACTGGCAGGGCAAGGGCATCCACTACCGCATGAGCCCGCAAAATACGGCCACTTTAAGCGCCGCCGGCATCGATGTTTGTGCCCTGGCCAACAACCATGTTTTAGACTGGGGATTTGCCGGCCTTTTGGATACTTTGGCAGCGCTGAAAAAGGCGCACATCAAGACCACCGGTGCCGGACCAAATGCGATTTCTGCCGCTGCACCGGCGGAGATCCGCATCAACGACCGGCAAAGGGTAAAGGTCTTTTCAGTTGGCCTGCCCGACAGCGGGATACCCGCTAGTTGGGCCG encodes:
- a CDS encoding P-II family nitrogen regulator, translated to MKEIKAIIKPFKLESVKDALNGIGVNGMTVSEVKGFGRQRGHSEVFRGAEYQVDFVPKIQIDVVVDDNLCAKVIDIIKDKAKTGKIGDGKIFIRSLEEAIRIRTGETGLNAV
- a CDS encoding CapA family protein → MDMLIKVLGYILAASLLCASGPSMADEKKMTPNIKIFMCGDVMTGRGIDQVLPHPVDPLIHESYMKNARGYVKLAERTNGPIRQPVSFAYIWGDALAELEHAAPHVRMINLETSITTSDDYWQGKGIHYRMSPQNTATLSAAGIDVCALANNHVLDWGFAGLLDTLAALKKAHIKTTGAGPNAISAAAPAEIRINDRQRVKVFSVGLPDSGIPASWAATSSRAGVNLLPDLSAESVRHIQKMVQVHQRSGDIVIVSIHWGGNWGHDISRRQRRFAQRLIDLGGVDIVHGHSSHHVKAIEVYNKKLILYGCGDFLNDYEGIGGYEEFRADLTMMYFATLDASNGHLLDLQMIPMQIKQFQLRRASQADTRWLSETLNRVGQSFDTRVKIESDNRLILQWE